CGTAGAAGAGGAGAGTCACGAAGGTCCAAGACGAAAATGTTACTTTCCAACACGTTCCTTTGTGGTATGGATATCGCTCCAGCCCAACCTTTTTGACGAGGTTTATTTTGTGCCAGAATTGGATGAAAATGCAATCTCAGAGAAGCATAAGAAATACCTCAACCGACTTGAGAAAATTGGGCGTGAGGAGGGAGAAGAAAGCATTCGGGAGCTTCGTAAACTTATTCAAGATATTCAGGAAGAAATAAGGGAACTTCAAGAGGAAGAGAAGTCTCTCGTCGCAATTCTAAATACAGCGATGGAGATCGGAAAGAACAAGATCAAGAAGTTGCACGAAAACGAAAGCCAAAAAATGATTTTAATTTCCCTCTACTCTAACTTAAGCGGAGATGATGAAAATGATGAAATATACGAGGTTTGAAAAAGCAAGGATAATAGGGGCGAGGGCTTTGCAGATTTCAATGGGTGCACCAGTGCTGATAGATGTACCAAAAGGCGAGATAGACCCTGTAAAAATTGCAGAGGCAGAATTTGAAAAAGGCGTGATTCCGATCACAGTAAAAAGGATTATGTGAGCCCTATTCTACAGTTTCGATTCTAAAATAAACTTTCTTGCCCTTCAGAGCAGTGTGAATCTTATCTGCAAACCAGAGTGAGTCCTTCACAGTGGCCTTTCTATCCCATTCGTACACAAAATCATAGTAGCCCTTAACTGGCTTGAATCCAAGACCTTCTAACAAGTCGGCTACTTCTGAAAAGGTAGCTCCATCGGAGTGAAGTTGGAGAGTTATGTATGTCCGCATCTTACCACTATTTATCCCGAATTGTGCCATACCAAATAAAAGTTTCGCTCCCGAAGAAGTTTGCAATCTCCAAAAATTTTAAGTAATTCAATTCTAAATTATAAATCATGAACCCTCAATTACGAACTGCTGGTCTTTTCATACTTCTCACAGGGCTGCTCGTTGGTATTGGCTATATAGCAGGGTATTTCCTTGGTAACTCTATCGAATTTGTATTCCTATTCCTTGCTCTGGCAATCTTTATCAACCTGTTTGCCTACTTCTTCAGTGACAAAATAGTACTCTGGTCTTACGGAGCTAGAATCGTGCAAAGACATGAATATCCTAGGTTGTTTTCAATCGTTGAAGATGTGGTAAATCGTGCAGGCATCCCTATGCCCAGGGTGGCAATAGTCCCAGTTCAAACTCCAAATGCATTTGCAACCGGTAGAAACCCTAAAAACGCAACCGTGGCTGTGACAGAAGGCATTCTATATCTGTTAAACGATAAGGAACTTGCAGGTGTGATTGCCCATGAGGTTGCCCACATCAAAAATCGAGACATTCTTGTGATGACAATTGCCTCGGTAATCGCAGCAGCAATATCCATTATTGCGAGGTTTGTGTTCTACTCTATGTTTTATGGGGGAAGAAGAGACAGGGAGGTAAACATAGTTGTGCTCGCCCTTGCGGTACTTGCCGCAATCACTTTGCCAATCGCTGCTATGCTTGTCCAGCTTGCGATTTCTAGGGCTAGAGAATACAAAGCGGATGCTACAGGTGCTAAATTGATAAGAAACCCAATTGCGTTGGCAGATGCTCTGCGAAAACTTGATAAAGGCGTTCACAGGAGACCATTGAGTACTGGAAACCCAGCAACTTCGTCACTTTTTATCGTCAATCCGTTCAGTGCTAGCACCATTGTAAACTTACTATCCACACATCCTCCAATAGAGAAAAGGATTGCTAAACTTGAGGAAATGGCAAGAAAGTATGACTATTTGTGAAGGGTTATATACAAGAACCCTCTAAACGCATTTGTGGAACCTAATTATCACTTGCTTCGCAGAGGAGTGCACATTATTGGATTACAACTCACCTTGATTTATTATCTTATTCCATCAACACTTTTCTTCTCACCACTGGATAAAAATTATGCGATGCTCGTATCTCTCATCTGTGTTTTTGAATTTGAATACATTCGTGTGACCAGAGGTTGGGAGATTCCAGGGATTAGGCCCTATGAGAGATACAGGTTTTCTGCGGTTTTGTGGTCCGCAATCGGACTTTTCATCTGCTATGTTATGTGTCCCTATTTTATTGGGATTCCGGTTGTGGTTGCTACTGCCTGGGTGGACCCTTTGATGGGTGAACTTAGGAGAAATAACTTCAAGTTTGTGCCTGAGATAGGATTCGTTGTGTATTTCCTCATTTTCCTTTCCTTTCTATCATACCTTTCTAATCTTTCCATGATTAACATCCTATTCATAAGCTTGGTTGCTGCAGTTGTTGGCATTCTTTGCGAAACACAAAAAAACTACTATCTAGACGATAATTTTCTCCTCTTAACGTTTCCTGCAATTGCAGCGATGTGCTTGATCACCTTCATGTTCTGAAGAAAAGCGCCCTGGTCGGGATTCGAACCCGAGTCCCAGGCTCGACAGGCCTAGATGATAGACCACTACACTACCAGGGCTTGAAGAGCAGAATACATGTGTGATTTTTAATTCTTTCGGAACAGATTTCAACAACCACTATAAATATGTCCAATCTATCCGAATAACATGCGACAGATCTGCGTCATTCCTGGGGACGGCATTGGACCCGAGGTAATGGAGGCCTGTGTTAAAGTGCTAGAAAGTGTAACCAACAAATTGAAATTTGTTCCTGCGGAGATAGGGATGAATGCTTATAGGAAATGTGGTAAATACTTACCTGAGGAAACAGTCCATCTGCTCCAGCACACAGATGCTTGCCTCTTTGGGGCCATAACTACACCTCCAACACCCGACTATCGCTCTCCATTACTCGCCATTCGCCAGGGCCTGAAACTTTATGCAAATGTGCGTCCCGTGTGCTCATTAATTCCAGATAAACGAAAGATAGACCTAGTAATAATAAGAGAAAACACTGAGGACTTATATGTGGGGCTTGAAGAATTTCATGGCAGTTATGCGGTGGCTGCAAAAATTGTGACAAAAGAGGCATCAGAAAGGATTGTGGACTTTGCCATGGGTTATGCTAGAAAATATGGGAGGAAAAAAATTACCTGCGTGCACAAGAGTAATGTGCTCAGGAAGACGGATGGGCTTTTCGCAGAAATTTTCAGGACAAAAGTTCACGGTACAAATTTAGAGGCAGAGGAGGTGTATGTAGATACATGTGCCCTTAACCTTGTCACTTCTCCTGAGAACTTTGATATTATTCTCACCCTGAATCTCTACGGAGATATTCTTTCAGATCTGGCTGCTGGACTTGTTGGAGGCCTCGGCTTTGCACCTTCTGCAAACCTTGGAGAAAACTATGCCATGTTTGAACCAGTGCATGGGAGCGCTCCCTCTCTTGCTGGTAAAGATGAAGCAAACCCTACTGCTATGATACTCTCAGGGGCAATGATGCTGGATTACCTGGGAATGGAGCACGAGGCAGCACGCATCCGCAAAGCCATCAGCAATGTTTATGCCTCAGGTGTTAAAACAATGGACATTGGTGGGAACATAGGTACTAGAGAATTTACAGAAATAGTGGTGAAAGAGATAGAAAAGGAGATTTAGCCTACCCTTTCTTTCTTAACCACCTTTTTTTCAGTAATGTCTTCATCTGGCGTTCGGAATTTGTCAGCCCCTGTCTTGGTAAGCATATCTGTTTGCTCCGCTTCTTTCTTAAATTCCTTATCAAGTTCACTGATTTCGCTCTCTATCTCGGAGTGCTTCGGAATTGGACCAAGAATGTCGTCAACCTTTCCAACTGTCTTCTCAATTTCCTCAACTTTGAGTGGTTCCCGTTCTGGCACCTTCCTACCCATTCCTAAATATTCTGCGGCCCCTTCCACGAGTTTTGTCACCTCAAATGGAATTATGAACTTTGTAGATGCCCCTTCACCTAGTTTCTTCACTGCCTCAAGGGAAAGCACAGTGAGGGATTTCTGGTCAAGTGGCAGAGCCCCGACAGAAAGAATGCGGAGCCGCTGGGCTTCACCCTGTGCCTCCAGAATAGTCCCAAGACGATTGCCCTCTGCAACCAGAATTCTTGACTGTCTAATACCTTCTGCCTCCAGAATTTTCGCTCTCTTCTTACCTTCAGCCACAAGAATTGCAGAGCGTTTCTCACCATCAGCACGGAGGATTGCTGCCCTTCTCTGTCGTTCTGCAGCGGTCTGCTCTTCCATTGCTGACTTCACTGGTCCAACAGGGTCAACCTCCCTGATTTCAACTGCCTCAACCTTAACGCCCCACTTGTCTGTTTCCTCATCTAAAATGTCTCTCAACCTTGCATTTATTTTTGCTCTATTGTAAAGAATTTCATCCAGCTCCATGTCTCCAATCACAGACCTAAGCGTTGTCTGGGCTAATGCAACTGTGGCAATTCTGTAGTTTGTGACTTCCATGTACGCTTTTTTCGGGTCTATTACCTTTATGTAAATTATTGCGTCCACATTTGTGGGAGAGTTATCTTTAGTAATAACTTCCTGTCTCGGAACATCTAGCACCTGGGTTCTCAAGTCCATTCGAATGACATCAGTAATAAGTGGCACAACAAAATTGACACCTGAGTGCATAATCCCACGATAAGTGCCCAGAACTACCTTTATCCCTTGTTCATAAGGTGCAATTATTTTCACACCGCTTGCTGCAATCGCAAGCACAACCAAAATCAACACCACTGCCAGCAATATTATCAATAGGTCCATTTTACCATCTCCGTGTGGAAATGAGTTTGTAATATATTAACCTTAGCTTTGTGCTTTTTTGCTACACCTCGAAACTTGATTACAACCATTGCATTTGCCGTCACATGGCTCAATGTGGACCATTGCATGGGTACCTGGGATTTCCCTTGCAATCTCTTTCTCAATATGGTCTGCGAGGTCATGAGCAGCCTGAATTGTTTGGTCTTTGGCAACAACGATGTGCATATCAAGGTAAGTTTCACTCCCTGATTTTCTAGAACGGAATTTGTGGTATTCAACAAAGTTGTCTTTGTGCAAGTTGACAATCTCCATCACTTTCTTTTCCTCCGCTCTGCTCAGCCCCGTATCCATAAGCTCCTTGGATGCCTTCAAAACCAATTCTACACCTATCTTTATGATGTAGATTGCCACCAGAATTGCAATGATGGGGTCGAGAATTACATGGCCTGTTATTCTTATCACCAAGAGCCCGAGAAAGACGCCAAGCGAGGTGTAGACATCTGCACTCAGGTGGGCTGCATCTGCTTCCAGAGCGGCCGAAGATGTCTCTCTTGCCACCTTTTTCAGGTTGAGAGAGACGAGGATATTAAGGATTGTGGAAACAAGCATCACGCCAATGCCCAGTTCCATAAAAACTATCTCTCTCGGCAAAATAATACGGTCTATTGCCTCGTGGATTATGAAGACTGCTGCAAAAATTATGAGGGAGGCCTCAAGAAGGGCAGAGACGCTCTCTATTTTCCCGTGTCCATAAGAATGCTCTTTATCTGGAGGTTTTGATGCTTCTCTGACGGCATAGGTGGCTATCAATGCGGCCACAAGGTCATTGAGGGAGTGGAGGGCTTCTGAAATAATACTGATAGAACCAGAAAAGATTCCAACTATGAGCTTAAAGAAAGTTAAAAATGTATTTGACGCAACAGAAAGATAGGCGGCTTTTTTCTTTTTCTTGGCGTTACCAACGTTTTTAAGGGGTATCTTTTCCACAAGGGGGAATGACGCAAAGAATATTTGGGATTTTCTATATGCCAATAAACATATATATACCATTTGGATATTAGGTTTAGAGGATGACTTAATCATAAAAAGGTGAAGAAAATGAATGTGAGAAAATACCAATCAGCACTTCTAATCTGCGCTCTTTTTGTAGCGAATACAATCTCGCTCCTCTCTACAGCGTGCATCTGTCCTACTTCGCTCGAAGAAAACCTATTGTCCGACTCCACCCGAGATTCCATGGTTATCCAGCCCACACCAGCAGATATGTTAGATACCTACATATCTCAATCAAACCCTACCTTAAACTACGGGATTAACAACACATTAAAAGTAAATGGAAGCAATCCAGAAAAAGTTCTTCTGAATTTCCCAATTTCAATGCCCTCTGGAAGTGTAATTACTGCTGCAACGTTGAGATTGTATTGCTATTATGCAGAAAACCCTAGCGAAACTCTTACTATAGGAGCTTACAAAATGCTCCGTTCATGGGAAGAGGGATATGGAAACGGCACTTCCTCAATTGGCGCCACATGGTATGTGAGGGACTCGAGTAATAGCTGGCAGAGTCCTGGCATGGCTGCAGGAATTGACTATGATTCCACTGCAGTATCAACTACAAATGTAGCCGGGGGTTCCATATGGTATTCCTGGAACATCACATCAGTTTTCAGAGAATGGGTCTATGGGACCGCTCAAAATTTTGGACTGGCACTACAAACAAACTGGGGCAGCGGGAAATACTTCTATTCCTCAGATTGCGGAATCCAGCAATACTGGCCAAAGATAGAAGTGACATACTTCATAGACACGACACCACCCGTGACGACTGCAACTGTTGTTGGTACAATGGGAGCAAATGGCTGGTACACAACAGCGGTCTCTGTCAACCTCTCTGCAACTGATTCAGGAATAGGTGTGGACAAAATATATTACAGAATCAACTCGGGAGGCTGGCAAGAATATATTGGCAACATTTCAATATCTAATGAGGGCTGGTATAACATCAGTTATTATGCTAAGGATAAGGTGGGAAATACGGAAACCGCGAAAACAGTCCAAGTTAAGGTGGACCTGGCTGCACCAAGCACTGAAGCGTATCTCACAGGAACACAAGGTGCTAACGAGTGGTATGTCTCGCCCGTGACACTTACCCTCCAAGGAGCAGATACGGCTTCTGGGGTGAACAGAACATACTACAAACTAAACACATCACTCCAATGGCTAGTTTACACTGGACCCATAACCTACACAAACGATTCGTACTACACTGTGGAGTTTTATTCGATTGATTTTGCTGGGAGGCCAGAAACACCCAAAAGTATAACCTTTAAAATTGACAAAACCGCTCCGAATACCACATGCCAACTAACTGGCACATCTGGAGAAGGAGGCTGGTTCGTTTCTGAGGTAACTGTGAAACTCACCAGAAATGATAACAGTTCTGGTGTCTACGAAACTTACTATAGATTGAATTCCTCAGACAATTGGATGCTCTACACCCAGGAATTCGTGGTGTCTGAGGAAGGTATCTATACCCTAGAATACTATTCAATTGACGATGCCGGTAACAACGAGGGCGTAAAACAAACGACAGTTAAAATCGATCTTACACCGCCTGAAGTCACTATAAATATCACTGGAAATCTCACATACTCCAGCTGGTACAACACAAATGCCACAGTTTCCATCACTGGTTTGGACCTTTCAGGCATCTCAGAGATCCAGTACAGTATTGATGGTGGCACCTGGGAGAACTACAGTTCTAGTGTAAAAATTTCTGCAGGGATGCACACATTTGAATGCCGAGTGAAAAATGGAGCAGGTCTGATAACGACAAACACAACCCAGATAAATGTTGATACCCAGAAACCTCTTTCCACTGTGAGATTGACTGGCGACCTCGGAGCATACGGGTGGTACATCTCCAATGTCGTTGTGAACCTCACAGCCGAGGATGATATCTCAGGCATCAGCGAAATTGCATACAGATTCGGCGAGGGCTATGATTGGCAGGTCTACACAAATGAAATCTATTTGAGCACTGAAGGTACCACAATCCTCGAATATCGAGCGGTAGATGTTGCAGGCAACATTGAGGCTGTGCGAACCATTACCATCAAAATAGATTCTACACCCCCAACCACCCAGTACAACATCTCAGGAAAAAATGGAACAAACAACTGGTTTACTGGGAGAGTTGTTCTCAAACTCATGCCTGAGGACTATACGTCCGGCGTTACTGAGACATTTTATAGAATTGGTGCAAGTGGGGACTGGGCAAGATATGTTTCTGAACTCTCTTTCGACGATGGTTCTTACGAAGTTTACTTCTACTCCGTTGACGTGGCTAGAAACAAGGAAACTGTGAAAAATGTATCCTTCAAAATAGACACCATCGCTCCTGATGTAAAACATGGCCAGATTACAGAATGGCTCTACTCAGAAGAAATTCAAGTGAGTATAACGGTTTCAGAGTTTGGGAGTGGAATTGCCGACGCACGTCTTTATTACAAAAACCCGACTTGGGGATCCTATAGGGATGTAAGAATGACAAGTTCTGATGGAAAAACCTACTCTGCCACTATCCCTAAGGACGATGTGACTCTAGATGGAATCCAGTATTACATAGAGGTGCGAGATAATGCAGGCAATAGTGTGAGATTGCCTTCTGGTGGCAGTAATACACCTTACTTCATCTCAACACACATAAATTACTGGTACCTTCTGTTGTTGATTCCTCTAATATTGGTAATTCTTTTTGTGGTCTTGAAATATCTAG
This portion of the Thermoplasmata archaeon genome encodes:
- a CDS encoding helix-turn-helix domain-containing protein; its protein translation is MEPKQKKELTIDDFLMLIYNPLRRKILSKIVQGKRYTLQLARELGTTQQAVMKHIKILEKYGIVECVEEESHEGPRRKCYFPTRSFVVWISLQPNLFDEVYFVPELDENAISEKHKKYLNRLEKIGREEGEESIRELRKLIQDIQEEIRELQEEEKSLVAILNTAMEIGKNKIKKLHENESQKMILISLYSNLSGDDENDEIYEV
- a CDS encoding DNA-directed RNA polymerase subunit K is translated as MMKYTRFEKARIIGARALQISMGAPVLIDVPKGEIDPVKIAEAEFEKGVIPITVKRIM
- a CDS encoding zinc metalloprotease HtpX is translated as MNPQLRTAGLFILLTGLLVGIGYIAGYFLGNSIEFVFLFLALAIFINLFAYFFSDKIVLWSYGARIVQRHEYPRLFSIVEDVVNRAGIPMPRVAIVPVQTPNAFATGRNPKNATVAVTEGILYLLNDKELAGVIAHEVAHIKNRDILVMTIASVIAAAISIIARFVFYSMFYGGRRDREVNIVVLALAVLAAITLPIAAMLVQLAISRAREYKADATGAKLIRNPIALADALRKLDKGVHRRPLSTGNPATSSLFIVNPFSASTIVNLLSTHPPIEKRIAKLEEMARKYDYL
- a CDS encoding isocitrate/isopropylmalate dehydrogenase family protein; the encoded protein is MRQICVIPGDGIGPEVMEACVKVLESVTNKLKFVPAEIGMNAYRKCGKYLPEETVHLLQHTDACLFGAITTPPTPDYRSPLLAIRQGLKLYANVRPVCSLIPDKRKIDLVIIRENTEDLYVGLEEFHGSYAVAAKIVTKEASERIVDFAMGYARKYGRKKITCVHKSNVLRKTDGLFAEIFRTKVHGTNLEAEEVYVDTCALNLVTSPENFDIILTLNLYGDILSDLAAGLVGGLGFAPSANLGENYAMFEPVHGSAPSLAGKDEANPTAMILSGAMMLDYLGMEHEAARIRKAISNVYASGVKTMDIGGNIGTREFTEIVVKEIEKEI
- a CDS encoding SPFH domain-containing protein, translated to MDLLIILLAVVLILVVLAIAASGVKIIAPYEQGIKVVLGTYRGIMHSGVNFVVPLITDVIRMDLRTQVLDVPRQEVITKDNSPTNVDAIIYIKVIDPKKAYMEVTNYRIATVALAQTTLRSVIGDMELDEILYNRAKINARLRDILDEETDKWGVKVEAVEIREVDPVGPVKSAMEEQTAAERQRRAAILRADGEKRSAILVAEGKKRAKILEAEGIRQSRILVAEGNRLGTILEAQGEAQRLRILSVGALPLDQKSLTVLSLEAVKKLGEGASTKFIIPFEVTKLVEGAAEYLGMGRKVPEREPLKVEEIEKTVGKVDDILGPIPKHSEIESEISELDKEFKKEAEQTDMLTKTGADKFRTPDEDITEKKVVKKERVG
- a CDS encoding cation diffusion facilitator family transporter translates to MEKIPLKNVGNAKKKKKAAYLSVASNTFLTFFKLIVGIFSGSISIISEALHSLNDLVAALIATYAVREASKPPDKEHSYGHGKIESVSALLEASLIIFAAVFIIHEAIDRIILPREIVFMELGIGVMLVSTILNILVSLNLKKVARETSSAALEADAAHLSADVYTSLGVFLGLLVIRITGHVILDPIIAILVAIYIIKIGVELVLKASKELMDTGLSRAEEKKVMEIVNLHKDNFVEYHKFRSRKSGSETYLDMHIVVAKDQTIQAAHDLADHIEKEIAREIPGTHAMVHIEPCDGKCNGCNQVSRCSKKAQS
- a CDS encoding DNRLRE domain-containing protein; amino-acid sequence: MNVRKYQSALLICALFVANTISLLSTACICPTSLEENLLSDSTRDSMVIQPTPADMLDTYISQSNPTLNYGINNTLKVNGSNPEKVLLNFPISMPSGSVITAATLRLYCYYAENPSETLTIGAYKMLRSWEEGYGNGTSSIGATWYVRDSSNSWQSPGMAAGIDYDSTAVSTTNVAGGSIWYSWNITSVFREWVYGTAQNFGLALQTNWGSGKYFYSSDCGIQQYWPKIEVTYFIDTTPPVTTATVVGTMGANGWYTTAVSVNLSATDSGIGVDKIYYRINSGGWQEYIGNISISNEGWYNISYYAKDKVGNTETAKTVQVKVDLAAPSTEAYLTGTQGANEWYVSPVTLTLQGADTASGVNRTYYKLNTSLQWLVYTGPITYTNDSYYTVEFYSIDFAGRPETPKSITFKIDKTAPNTTCQLTGTSGEGGWFVSEVTVKLTRNDNSSGVYETYYRLNSSDNWMLYTQEFVVSEEGIYTLEYYSIDDAGNNEGVKQTTVKIDLTPPEVTINITGNLTYSSWYNTNATVSITGLDLSGISEIQYSIDGGTWENYSSSVKISAGMHTFECRVKNGAGLITTNTTQINVDTQKPLSTVRLTGDLGAYGWYISNVVVNLTAEDDISGISEIAYRFGEGYDWQVYTNEIYLSTEGTTILEYRAVDVAGNIEAVRTITIKIDSTPPTTQYNISGKNGTNNWFTGRVVLKLMPEDYTSGVTETFYRIGASGDWARYVSELSFDDGSYEVYFYSVDVARNKETVKNVSFKIDTIAPDVKHGQITEWLYSEEIQVSITVSEFGSGIADARLYYKNPTWGSYRDVRMTSSDGKTYSATIPKDDVTLDGIQYYIEVRDNAGNSVRLPSGGSNTPYFISTHINYWYLLLLIPLILVILFVVLKYLDYWDDFVLLFKPKKKEKPKQERPQPPPVVKCVSCNYPIPHEVVNQAFVCPTCGAVLHPACASRLTTCPNCGTNIHPL